From Pseudomonas sp. AN-1:
TCGCGGGAGTTGACCAGGCCCTTGGCGCGCAGGATGCCGGCGGCATCGATCAGCGCGGCGTAGGGCAGCTTGCCGATCTGGTAGGTCATGCCGACTTCCGGGCCGACCACGTAGCGCGCGTCCTCCAGCTTGAACTCGCGGATCAGCGCGGCCTGGGCCTCCGGCTCGCCGTCGCTGACGTAGATCACCTCGAGGTCGGGGCGCTCCTTGGCCACCGCCTTGATCGCCGGCAGCAGCGACTTGCACACCGGGCAGCTGGGGGCGAGGAAGAACAGCAGCTGGCCCTTGTCGGCCGGGTAGCCGAAGTTCACCGGACGGCCGTTGCGGTCGGCGGCGGTGACCCTGGGCGCCGGTTCGTTGACCGCCACGCCCTTGTCGATCATCAGTGCGCCGGCCGGCGCGAGGCGGCCGTGCAGCACGCCGATCTGGCGCACCAGGCCCATGAGGACGAAGGCCAGGGCGATGAGGAGCAGCCAGAGCAGGATGTTGGAAACGATCAGAGCTTCCATGGTTTCACCTTCCAGTCAGTTTGAGCAGGCGCGGGGCGTTGGTCAGCAGACCGTCGGCCGCCGCGTAGAGCAGCAGGAGTACCGCGGCGGCGGCGATGGCGACGAAGCCGTCGAAGGCACCGAGTTCACGGGCCAGCGGCGGCAGTGCGGCGAGCACGGCGAGGCCGAGCAGTGCGGCGTTGCGCAGCAGCAGCAGCGGGCGCAGCGGCTGGCTTTCGCCGGGGCCGGCGCAGCCGCAGTCGATGTCGCGGCGGCCGCGCCACAGGTTGACGGCGATGGCGCCGGCGTAGAGC
This genomic window contains:
- the mauD gene encoding methylamine dehydrogenase accessory protein MauD, producing the protein MEALIVSNILLWLLLIALAFVLMGLVRQIGVLHGRLAPAGALMIDKGVAVNEPAPRVTAADRNGRPVNFGYPADKGQLLFFLAPSCPVCKSLLPAIKAVAKERPDLEVIYVSDGEPEAQAALIREFKLEDARYVVGPEVGMTYQIGKLPYAALIDAAGILRAKGLVNSREHLDSLFEAERMGIASLQDYLHTPAHAHDSAVKIHQ
- a CDS encoding MauE/DoxX family redox-associated membrane protein, whose translation is MPLDPILIYACALALAAILATAATHKLRAPRWFAAQLEAYALLPTALIRPAARALPLLEGAVALGLLLPFSRGGAAVAAGALMALYAGAIAVNLWRGRRDIDCGCAGPGESQPLRPLLLLRNAALLGLAVLAALPPLARELGAFDGFVAIAAAAVLLLLYAAADGLLTNAPRLLKLTGR